The window GCTATGACAAAATATTGACAATTTGCGCTAAATTGTTCTGTCCGTTTTCCATCGCTAATTTCACGGCAACATCATCAAGCTGCAATGACTCCCATGCCCCCGGTTTAATCTCGCGCACAATGCGGCCGCTTTCGCCAAGCAAATGATCAGCGACCGAATAACTGGCCACGTGGAGCGCCCAGCATGCGGGCCTGTAGGTGTCTTCAGCGCGCTCTGGTTTATGTTGCCATCGCACACTTTGCGACAACGTCTCTGGCAATTGCCACTCTCGCAATAAATGATATCCACACTCTGCAAGGGTGAACCCCAAGACGTTTTCTTCGTGCTCCCACGGCAACGTTGATGCGTCACACTGATCAAGTTGTGATAAGACTTCTCCCCATTGTTCCGCGACAACAAGATATCCGATGCGGTGCAACAGTCCCGCCACAAACACAGCCTCGGTTTGCCGAAAACCGGCCTGCTCTGCCAAGTTTCTTGCCACCAAGCCACTCAGCACGCTCTGTTGCCAAAAGCCCTTAAGATTGAGCTGCGCAAGGCGCTCCGTTTGCATGGT of the Gammaproteobacteria bacterium genome contains:
- a CDS encoding HDOD domain-containing protein, producing the protein MNMDNRPSAEMLAEQAGRLFTLPDIVFKLQEMIYSDTSTVQDIAELISHDPALTARLLRLANSSFYSFPAKIDTVSAAVTLVGTSEIYNLALATVVVGTMQTERLAQLNLKGFWQQSVLSGLVARNLAEQAGFRQTEAVFVAGLLHRIGYLVVAEQWGEVLSQLDQCDASTLPWEHEENVLGFTLAECGYHLLREWQLPETLSQSVRWQHKPERAEDTYRPACWALHVASYSVADHLLGESGRIVREIKPGAWESLQLDDVAVKLAMENGQNNLAQIVNILS